Proteins co-encoded in one uncultured Draconibacterium sp. genomic window:
- a CDS encoding GH92 family glycosyl hydrolase: MKQIVLISFIFLTLISCSQSEKTVTQYVNPFLGTAPLQDSFDCGYNPPKDWRVWAGLTYPGASLPNAMVQLSPITEWHSGAGYEYEDNVIYAFTHTNKGHWNLCHIPVLPVTEDFTATDFGSEFNHDNEASEPGYYRVKLDRYGIDVELTSTLHCGYHKYEYPKGKPQSIVFNLSKSNERVRDWNIEPEGKNVIKGFQQTGDKIYFYAETNRTIVNLETTGDGRDEVAVVSFNETESDEPLELKLALSFVSIENAKQNLDAELAGKSFDQVKSEASQTWENLLSKIQVEGGTQKQKSLFYSSLYRSFLWPALRSDVNGDFTDATGKVVNKGFRYYTNPSLWDTYRNKLVLLGMLSPDVTADVIQSLIDKGEKTGFMPTFFHGDHAAPFIAGSYLRGIRNYDVQSAYQLLLNNATKEGGTRPHIAEYLEKGYISTPEVENPHVESKAKAGVTKTLEFAYDDYAVALLAEELGKQDDYEMLMKRTSNYKNLFDPSTGLMRGKLENGDWVPDFNAEYPYYEYMYREANAWQSSFFAPHDTKGLIDLYKSEAEFEEKLDSLFSIPWNSSHIARNVSSFIGQYCHGNQPDHSFPYLYTFIGKQEKSQMYLDSIMNRFYGMGEWGNALCGMDDAGEMSAWYVFAAMGIYPYSPADDDYIVSVPIFESVKLELGEQSEFTIKRRNDGRKIDEITIDGKQLDEYFVSYDQLKTGNELIILAE, translated from the coding sequence ATGAAACAGATTGTTCTTATTAGCTTCATTTTTCTGACCCTGATTAGTTGTTCTCAATCAGAGAAAACAGTAACTCAATATGTAAATCCTTTTTTAGGAACAGCTCCTTTGCAAGACAGCTTCGATTGTGGTTACAATCCACCAAAAGATTGGCGCGTGTGGGCCGGATTAACTTATCCCGGAGCTTCTTTGCCAAATGCCATGGTGCAGCTTAGCCCGATTACCGAATGGCACAGCGGAGCCGGTTACGAATACGAAGACAATGTAATTTATGCTTTCACGCATACCAATAAAGGACACTGGAACCTTTGTCATATTCCGGTACTCCCGGTAACTGAAGATTTTACTGCAACTGATTTTGGCTCTGAATTTAATCACGATAATGAAGCCTCAGAACCGGGTTATTACCGGGTGAAGCTTGATCGTTACGGAATTGATGTGGAGCTGACAAGCACTTTGCATTGTGGTTATCATAAATACGAGTATCCAAAAGGGAAACCGCAAAGCATAGTCTTTAACCTGTCGAAATCGAACGAGCGGGTGCGCGACTGGAATATTGAACCGGAAGGAAAAAACGTTATTAAAGGTTTCCAGCAAACCGGAGACAAAATATATTTCTATGCCGAAACCAACCGGACCATAGTAAACCTTGAAACAACCGGCGACGGACGAGATGAAGTCGCCGTTGTTTCTTTTAACGAAACTGAATCTGACGAACCACTGGAGCTTAAACTGGCGCTTTCGTTTGTGAGCATCGAAAATGCGAAGCAAAATTTGGACGCCGAGTTAGCCGGAAAAAGTTTTGACCAGGTGAAAAGTGAAGCTTCTCAAACCTGGGAAAATTTGCTCTCTAAAATTCAGGTTGAAGGTGGCACTCAAAAACAAAAGTCGTTGTTTTACTCGTCGTTGTACCGATCGTTTTTATGGCCGGCACTGCGCAGTGATGTAAATGGCGATTTTACTGATGCAACCGGAAAAGTTGTGAATAAAGGATTTCGCTATTATACCAATCCTTCATTGTGGGATACTTACCGCAATAAGCTGGTTTTGCTTGGTATGTTGTCGCCCGATGTAACAGCCGATGTTATTCAGTCGCTGATTGATAAAGGCGAAAAGACAGGTTTTATGCCGACCTTTTTTCATGGCGACCATGCAGCGCCATTTATTGCCGGTTCGTACCTGCGCGGAATTCGTAATTACGATGTTCAGAGCGCCTATCAATTGCTGCTAAACAATGCAACAAAAGAAGGTGGTACACGTCCGCACATTGCTGAATATCTGGAAAAAGGTTACATTTCAACACCCGAAGTAGAAAATCCACATGTAGAGTCGAAAGCCAAAGCCGGCGTGACCAAAACGCTCGAGTTTGCTTACGATGATTATGCTGTCGCACTTCTTGCCGAAGAACTGGGGAAACAGGATGATTACGAGATGCTAATGAAGCGCACTTCGAACTATAAAAATCTGTTCGATCCGTCGACCGGATTAATGCGCGGAAAGTTGGAAAATGGTGATTGGGTACCAGATTTTAACGCTGAATATCCATATTACGAATACATGTATCGCGAAGCAAATGCCTGGCAGTCGTCGTTTTTTGCACCACACGATACCAAAGGATTGATTGACTTATACAAAAGCGAGGCGGAATTCGAGGAAAAGCTGGATTCGTTGTTTTCAATTCCATGGAACAGTTCGCACATTGCCCGAAACGTTTCGTCTTTTATCGGGCAGTATTGCCACGGGAACCAGCCCGATCACAGCTTCCCGTATTTGTATACCTTTATCGGCAAACAGGAAAAATCGCAAATGTATCTCGATAGCATTATGAATCGATTTTACGGAATGGGCGAGTGGGGAAATGCACTATGCGGAATGGACGATGCCGGTGAAATGTCGGCATGGTATGTATTTGCTGCCATGGGAATTTATCCCTATTCTCCGGCTGATGACGATTACATTGTTTCCGTTCCGATTTTTGAATCGGTTAAACTGGAGCTGGGAGAACAGTCAGAATTCACTATAAAAAGAAGAAATGATGGAAGGAAGATTGATGAAATTACCATTGACGGAAAGCAGCTTGACGAGTATTTTGTGTCGTACGATCAGCTGAAAACCGGTAACGAATTAATTATTTTAGCCGAATAG
- a CDS encoding LamG-like jellyroll fold domain-containing protein: MIRSVIICLASLIIVLCSVHAKGKSYVLKFNASEPESYIDCGAFDEYVSGDFTIETRIFVDSWAGNYILADESWNDANGSVGFAFRFNSSGNVEVNVGTGDWEAVTSTGNQLKTGMWQHVAVSVNADNEVSIFIDGILVGNGTLSKPMIASGNHVFMGEGSAWKDRRLDGKLSDFRIWNTARTEEEINLNKDIQLNGTEDGLVANWLLNEGQGDSVLDLTSQHNLKRGAGTEWVQKDNILVDGSLKILDSGYDSVLVSVAGEVITDWSVTEAEIPGEFSFRKIDDHSAYLVYFAEASSYQNDTISIQATSANAADIEALVTVDLYDNKYQYFGEKLLDKIHDEFYNKSNGLYAEAIDESSNFKQATSFVWPASHMLRALTNAWKLNPEKYENLLFNYLEGIEVYKVTNAGRTGYAVLPGNTGTRFYDDNGQLMMPFSMIYDVAQNDIALENLKTAYEFNNEIRDSRFAIPQHEDQLGFGMLFSMSVNYTSYAAAKLYQYTNDTRYLNEALTYYELENDLSVMIKDSNTKLFNQASYYQNGNWSLNGTVNGNQVWGGGYRAYQTTVVIQNAILLYQLTNEQKYLDDAHEMMESCIDHWYKPGQGLSEISFWGGDDMIDALLDMFRETADVKFYTIAADIMDFLSAYNRDKRGYYASSYSDAEGKWNLNRLNENPSEIGMMGQAAAASSFLNVALSSVNITTSVIELENKDKKSALIIFPNPAPLGTEIRIKIPEKSGLVSEAYLYNQSGQLVESFESQTVTGDGLITVTPAVNIPGVYIFRVISGARSYNAKVLIH; this comes from the coding sequence ATGATACGATCGGTAATTATTTGTCTGGCATCTCTGATAATTGTTTTATGTTCGGTGCATGCAAAAGGGAAATCCTATGTCTTGAAATTCAATGCTTCAGAACCCGAGAGTTATATTGATTGCGGAGCTTTTGATGAATATGTTTCCGGTGATTTTACTATTGAAACCCGGATTTTCGTTGACAGCTGGGCAGGGAATTACATTCTGGCTGATGAGTCATGGAACGATGCGAATGGTTCGGTTGGATTTGCTTTTCGGTTCAATTCAAGTGGAAACGTAGAAGTGAATGTTGGAACCGGAGACTGGGAAGCCGTAACAAGTACCGGAAACCAACTTAAAACGGGGATGTGGCAGCATGTAGCCGTTTCTGTGAATGCCGATAATGAGGTAAGTATTTTTATCGATGGTATTTTAGTTGGCAACGGAACGCTGAGCAAACCAATGATCGCATCGGGAAATCACGTTTTTATGGGCGAAGGTTCGGCGTGGAAAGACCGCCGTTTGGATGGCAAATTATCTGATTTCAGAATCTGGAATACAGCACGAACCGAAGAAGAAATTAACCTAAATAAAGACATTCAACTAAACGGTACCGAAGATGGTTTAGTAGCCAATTGGTTACTGAATGAAGGACAGGGTGATTCCGTTTTGGATCTGACATCGCAGCATAACTTAAAACGTGGTGCCGGAACAGAATGGGTGCAAAAAGACAATATTCTGGTAGACGGAAGTCTGAAAATACTGGACAGTGGATATGACTCAGTTTTGGTGAGTGTTGCCGGCGAAGTTATTACCGATTGGAGTGTGACTGAAGCCGAAATTCCCGGCGAATTTTCATTCCGGAAAATTGATGATCATTCAGCATATCTGGTTTATTTTGCAGAAGCTTCAAGCTATCAAAACGATACAATTTCGATACAAGCTACAAGTGCTAATGCTGCAGATATTGAGGCGTTGGTGACTGTTGATTTATACGATAACAAATACCAATATTTTGGCGAGAAACTGTTGGATAAAATTCATGATGAGTTTTATAATAAAAGTAATGGTTTGTATGCCGAAGCGATTGATGAATCATCAAATTTTAAACAAGCAACCAGCTTTGTTTGGCCGGCTTCGCACATGTTGCGGGCATTAACAAATGCCTGGAAACTTAATCCTGAAAAATATGAAAACCTCCTTTTTAACTACCTGGAGGGAATTGAAGTGTACAAAGTTACGAATGCCGGAAGAACCGGTTATGCTGTTTTGCCGGGAAATACGGGAACCCGTTTTTACGATGATAACGGACAGTTGATGATGCCGTTTTCAATGATTTATGATGTGGCTCAGAATGACATCGCTCTTGAAAATCTGAAAACTGCTTACGAGTTTAACAATGAAATTCGCGACAGTCGGTTCGCCATTCCGCAGCATGAAGATCAACTCGGTTTTGGAATGTTGTTTTCCATGTCGGTAAATTACACCAGTTATGCGGCCGCTAAACTGTATCAGTATACAAACGATACACGTTACCTGAACGAGGCATTGACTTATTACGAGTTGGAGAACGATTTGTCGGTAATGATTAAAGATTCAAATACCAAGTTGTTTAACCAGGCCAGTTATTACCAAAACGGAAACTGGTCGCTGAATGGCACCGTAAACGGAAATCAGGTATGGGGAGGTGGTTACCGGGCTTACCAAACAACCGTTGTTATTCAAAATGCCATTCTTTTGTATCAGCTTACAAACGAACAAAAATACCTTGATGATGCCCACGAAATGATGGAAAGTTGTATTGATCATTGGTATAAACCGGGACAGGGTTTAAGCGAGATTTCGTTTTGGGGTGGCGACGATATGATTGATGCTTTGCTTGATATGTTCCGGGAAACTGCAGATGTAAAATTTTATACGATTGCAGCTGATATTATGGATTTTTTAAGTGCGTATAACAGAGATAAACGCGGTTATTACGCTAGTAGTTATTCGGATGCTGAAGGAAAATGGAATCTGAACAGATTAAACGAAAATCCCTCGGAAATTGGCATGATGGGACAAGCTGCTGCAGCCTCTTCGTTTCTGAATGTGGCACTAAGCTCCGTAAATATCACAACCTCTGTAATCGAATTGGAGAATAAGGACAAAAAGTCCGCTTTGATTATTTTCCCCAACCCGGCACCTCTAGGGACAGAAATAAGGATCAAAATACCTGAGAAAAGTGGTTTAGTCAGCGAGGCTTATTTATACAACCAATCCGGACAATTAGTTGAATCCTTTGAATCACAGACGGTAACAGGGGATGGACTGATTACGGTTACCCCGGCAGTCAACATTCCGGGAGTTTATATTTTTCGAGTTATTTCCGGAGCCAGATCCTATAATGCAAAGGTGTTAATACATTGA
- a CDS encoding glycoside hydrolase family 76 protein, with protein MNRRLIFLAIIGLFIFQACEKDEVDPGNGGGEETTINWALAADSSSSSFIYSYWNPAGAYFYKNNLNNPEFTYWPQAHALDVAIDAYERTGDNLYFTTIDDWYEGVKAKNGNTFLNVFYDDMEWNALAMLRAYNATNQERYKTAAISVWEDIKTGWNDNAGGGISWKKDQPYSKNACSNGPACILAARLYQQFGDEANKEWALDIYGWEKENLFNPASGAVYDNINTRTGETQMAWIFTYNQGTFLGSALELYNITGEKAYLNDAQKAADYTLNTLVNSGDRLLKDEGDDDGGLFKGIFVRYFTQLILHPDLSDGTRNRYLQFLKYNAEKLWQEGTDKNKLLYGTYWKNKPGSTIDLSTQTSGATLIEAVALLEAEGLINP; from the coding sequence ATGAATAGAAGATTAATTTTTTTAGCGATAATTGGCCTGTTTATTTTTCAGGCGTGCGAAAAGGATGAAGTTGATCCGGGAAACGGTGGAGGAGAAGAAACTACAATAAACTGGGCTTTGGCTGCCGATAGCAGTAGCTCGTCGTTTATTTATTCATACTGGAATCCTGCCGGTGCCTATTTTTATAAAAACAATTTGAACAACCCAGAATTTACTTACTGGCCGCAGGCACATGCTTTGGATGTTGCAATCGATGCTTACGAAAGAACTGGTGATAATTTGTACTTCACTACAATAGACGATTGGTACGAAGGTGTAAAAGCCAAAAACGGCAACACGTTTTTAAACGTTTTTTACGACGACATGGAATGGAATGCGCTGGCCATGTTACGTGCCTACAATGCAACCAATCAGGAACGTTATAAAACAGCAGCTATTTCGGTTTGGGAAGACATTAAAACCGGGTGGAACGATAACGCCGGTGGTGGCATTTCGTGGAAAAAAGACCAACCATACAGCAAAAATGCTTGTTCAAACGGTCCTGCCTGTATTTTGGCAGCACGACTTTATCAGCAGTTTGGCGATGAGGCAAATAAAGAGTGGGCGCTAGATATTTACGGATGGGAAAAGGAAAATTTATTTAATCCGGCAAGTGGTGCGGTGTACGACAACATTAACACCCGTACCGGGGAAACTCAAATGGCATGGATTTTTACCTATAACCAGGGGACCTTTCTTGGATCAGCCTTGGAATTATATAACATTACCGGTGAAAAAGCGTATTTAAACGACGCACAAAAAGCGGCCGATTATACGCTAAATACTTTAGTGAATAGTGGCGATCGACTGCTTAAAGATGAAGGTGACGACGATGGTGGTTTGTTCAAAGGAATATTTGTACGCTATTTCACCCAACTTATTCTTCATCCTGATTTGTCTGATGGTACCCGAAACCGCTACCTGCAATTTCTGAAATACAATGCAGAGAAACTGTGGCAGGAAGGAACGGATAAGAATAAATTGCTTTACGGAACTTACTGGAAAAACAAACCGGGAAGTACCATCGATTTGTCTACACAAACCAGCGGAGCCACGTTAATTGAAGCCGTCGCTTTACTTGAAGCAGAAGGACTGATTAATCCTTAA
- a CDS encoding RagB/SusD family nutrient uptake outer membrane protein → MKFLKYSAGVASLILMLLTSCNDLDLAPTNKFTEANYWTSPEKANMVLNMAYSQMYNSGYFFSTEALSDNLYEGRGSSSEKIISSGQADASNNRFANEWRDCYGGIKTCHTFLENVDRVEGMDEDLKARMNAEARFIRAYLYFRLTTWYGDVPLFETDITLDESKEIARTSHEEVLAFVRNELDAVAALLPTNEEYSEEDAGRITAGAAVALKARTYLYSNDWQNVVNTCEQLINSDQYGSYSLFPSYEGIFLPENEYNDEVILDLGYVPSLRTWGEYFDYAPLSVGARVNQMAPTQELVDDYLMMNGRTIDDANSGYDENDPYVRRDPRLTATVVYHEFPWRLPDGTTQTIYIKPGTAPDESAEVDEYKGQGTNSTSTGYYMRKYYDPQSLASFTSGLNLILIRYADVLLMYAEAKNELNQMDENVWNSTIKALRERAGFTDASALDFDASLSSSDLREIIRRERRVELALEGLRIFDIRRWETAETVLDGNPHGAQYGDPSIDNGYIRLDVRSFNPARDYLWAVPQSQKDLNPNLGQNPGY, encoded by the coding sequence ATGAAATTTCTAAAATATAGTGCTGGCGTTGCAAGTTTAATTTTAATGCTACTTACTTCTTGTAACGATTTGGATTTAGCACCAACAAATAAGTTTACAGAAGCCAATTACTGGACATCGCCCGAAAAAGCCAATATGGTTTTGAATATGGCATACAGTCAGATGTATAATTCGGGTTATTTTTTCTCTACCGAAGCGCTTAGCGATAATCTTTATGAAGGTCGTGGATCAAGTTCTGAGAAGATCATTTCTTCGGGACAGGCCGATGCTTCAAACAACCGTTTTGCCAACGAATGGAGAGATTGTTATGGCGGAATTAAAACCTGTCACACTTTTCTCGAAAATGTTGACCGCGTAGAAGGAATGGACGAAGACCTGAAAGCAAGAATGAATGCGGAGGCACGTTTTATCCGCGCGTATCTGTATTTCCGATTAACTACCTGGTACGGAGACGTTCCGTTGTTTGAAACCGATATTACTTTGGACGAATCCAAAGAAATTGCACGGACTTCACACGAAGAAGTGCTGGCATTTGTACGCAACGAGCTTGATGCCGTTGCTGCTTTATTGCCAACAAACGAAGAATACAGTGAAGAAGATGCGGGCAGAATTACAGCCGGAGCAGCAGTGGCACTAAAAGCCAGAACGTACTTATACAGTAACGACTGGCAAAATGTGGTCAACACCTGTGAGCAATTGATTAATTCCGATCAGTATGGTTCATACAGTTTGTTCCCATCGTACGAAGGAATTTTCCTTCCTGAAAATGAATACAACGATGAAGTAATCCTTGATTTGGGTTATGTACCGTCGTTACGTACCTGGGGAGAATATTTTGATTATGCACCGCTTTCAGTAGGTGCACGAGTAAATCAAATGGCACCAACACAGGAATTGGTTGACGATTACCTGATGATGAACGGAAGAACCATTGACGATGCAAACTCGGGATACGATGAGAACGATCCGTATGTTCGTCGCGATCCACGTTTAACAGCCACTGTGGTTTATCACGAATTCCCATGGCGTTTGCCTGACGGAACAACGCAGACCATTTACATTAAACCGGGTACTGCACCCGACGAATCTGCCGAAGTGGATGAATACAAAGGTCAGGGTACCAATTCTACATCAACAGGTTATTACATGCGTAAGTACTACGATCCGCAGTCTTTGGCATCGTTTACTTCGGGCCTGAATTTGATTTTGATTCGTTATGCCGACGTGCTGTTAATGTACGCCGAAGCTAAAAACGAACTGAACCAGATGGATGAAAATGTTTGGAACAGTACCATTAAAGCTTTGCGCGAGCGTGCCGGATTTACCGATGCAAGTGCATTAGATTTTGATGCGTCGTTGAGCAGTTCTGATCTGCGCGAAATCATTCGCCGCGAACGTCGTGTTGAATTGGCTTTGGAAGGTTTACGAATCTTTGATATCCGTCGTTGGGAAACTGCTGAAACTGTTTTGGATGGTAATCCACACGGAGCGCAGTATGGCGATCCAAGTATCGACAACGGTTATATCAGGCTCGATGTACGTTCATTTAATCCTGCGAGAGATTATTTATGGGCGGTTCCGCAGTCGCAAAAAGATTTAAATCCAAATCTTGGTCAAAACCCAGGCTATTAA
- a CDS encoding glycoside hydrolase family 97 protein, which translates to MKRLDFTLNLCNFVKFPMLFILVALFSGSVLAKGSIQELTSPDNSIKVRIELADKIYYSISANNFLLTEKSYLELQLKDQTLGENPRLSTKKYSSINEQIDREVPLRNAVVDNHCNVLLLKFKGNYSVEFRAYNDGVAYRFITNLGDKDIEVLDEEVHLQFPSTFDAILSPTGSFKTSYEISYIESNTADAKGLDKSTLPILIDSKQHHKILFSEADLFDYPCLFMKGVDGNAMNSTFPKYPLEFGEDGDRSLKIIKEANYIAKTAGSRNFPWRVFMISSDDKQIFENEMVFKLSRPNELGNTDWIKPGQVSWEWWHDARLYGVDFKSGYNLESYKYYIDFAADFGIPYIIMDEGWAKSTRDPYTPNPTIDLFELIKYGQSKNVKIVLWLTWLTVENNIDLFKTFSEWGIAGVKIDFMDRSDQWMVNYYERIAREAAKYKLFVDYHGAFKPAGMERALPNILSYEGIVGMEQNIGGGRATTKNNAFIPFIRNAVGPADFTPGAMNSVHPEDYKSTRTNPVSIGTRAYQLALYVVLESGIQMLADNPFYYYREKECTDFITSVPVVWDETKVLEAKVGEYFVVAKRFKSKWFIGAITNEEGRTIEIDFDFLDDGKNYIITSFQDGLNAGVQAMDYKKVTENIKSGETLKIDLARDGGWAAVIE; encoded by the coding sequence ATGAAACGATTAGATTTCACACTGAACTTATGCAACTTTGTTAAGTTTCCTATGCTCTTTATATTGGTAGCTTTGTTTTCCGGTTCTGTTCTTGCAAAGGGAAGCATTCAGGAGCTTACATCTCCTGATAATAGCATTAAGGTACGTATTGAATTGGCAGACAAGATTTATTACTCGATTAGTGCCAATAATTTTTTGTTGACGGAAAAGAGCTATTTGGAGCTCCAGTTAAAAGATCAGACTTTGGGTGAAAATCCAAGACTTTCCACAAAGAAATACAGTTCAATCAATGAGCAAATTGATCGTGAAGTTCCATTGAGAAATGCGGTCGTTGATAATCATTGCAATGTTCTTTTACTCAAATTTAAAGGTAATTATTCCGTTGAGTTCAGGGCTTATAATGATGGCGTCGCTTATCGTTTTATTACAAATTTGGGCGATAAAGACATTGAAGTACTGGATGAAGAAGTCCACCTTCAGTTTCCTTCTACTTTTGATGCGATTCTTTCGCCAACCGGTTCTTTCAAAACATCGTATGAAATATCGTATATAGAATCGAATACTGCTGATGCTAAAGGTTTGGACAAGAGTACACTCCCTATTTTAATTGATAGTAAACAGCATCATAAAATTTTGTTTTCAGAAGCTGACTTGTTCGACTATCCGTGTTTGTTTATGAAAGGTGTTGATGGAAATGCTATGAACAGTACTTTCCCGAAATATCCGCTTGAATTTGGAGAAGATGGAGACCGCAGTCTGAAGATTATTAAAGAGGCGAACTACATTGCAAAAACTGCAGGATCGCGGAACTTTCCATGGCGGGTTTTCATGATTAGCAGCGATGACAAACAAATCTTTGAAAATGAAATGGTCTTCAAATTATCCCGTCCGAATGAGTTGGGAAACACAGATTGGATTAAACCGGGACAGGTAAGTTGGGAGTGGTGGCACGATGCCCGCTTGTATGGCGTTGACTTTAAATCGGGATACAACCTTGAGTCGTACAAATACTACATTGATTTTGCAGCTGATTTTGGTATTCCTTACATTATTATGGATGAAGGATGGGCTAAAAGCACACGCGATCCCTATACCCCAAATCCAACTATTGATTTGTTTGAACTGATCAAATATGGTCAGTCAAAGAATGTAAAAATTGTACTTTGGTTAACCTGGTTGACCGTTGAAAATAATATCGATCTGTTTAAGACTTTTAGTGAGTGGGGGATTGCCGGTGTTAAAATCGACTTTATGGACCGCAGCGACCAGTGGATGGTTAATTATTATGAGCGTATTGCACGCGAAGCTGCCAAATACAAGTTGTTTGTTGACTATCACGGAGCATTTAAACCTGCGGGAATGGAACGTGCTTTACCAAATATTTTATCCTATGAAGGTATTGTTGGTATGGAACAGAATATTGGGGGCGGACGTGCTACAACCAAAAACAATGCGTTTATACCTTTTATAAGAAATGCAGTAGGACCGGCTGATTTTACTCCCGGTGCTATGAATTCAGTACATCCCGAAGATTACAAATCAACACGTACCAATCCGGTGAGTATCGGAACCCGCGCGTATCAACTTGCGCTTTACGTTGTTTTAGAAAGTGGAATTCAAATGCTGGCCGACAACCCTTTCTACTATTATCGCGAAAAAGAATGCACCGATTTTATTACCAGTGTGCCTGTTGTTTGGGACGAGACGAAAGTTTTAGAGGCGAAAGTGGGTGAGTATTTTGTAGTAGCAAAGCGTTTTAAAAGTAAGTGGTTTATTGGAGCGATTACCAATGAGGAGGGGCGTACAATTGAAATTGATTTTGATTTTTTAGATGATGGAAAGAACTATATAATCACTTCTTTTCAGGATGGTTTGAATGCAGGAGTTCAGGCGATGGATTATAAAAAAGTAACAGAAAATATAAAAAGTGGCGAAACGCTAAAAATCGATTTAGCTCGCGATGGAGGATGGGCCGCCGTAATTGAATAA
- a CDS encoding SusE domain-containing protein has product MKTLIIKLTIITSLLIAFVGCEDDELRDTRVTAVQTLYEPAENASIVLQTSASAAVYFEWEPAKAEDSGMVLYEVAFDVEGGDFSEPVYRMASDNNGGYNHATISHKQLNKIGALAGLGSAETGKIIWTVFSSKGINDLKGEEVRTMEITRLAGFADVPVDVYITGEGSEGGSDLASASIMKGIAPGEFEIYTQLTAGEAYYFTDGNAGDTRQFYIDNGVIKEGASTSTVENTSVYRINIDFNVGSVVMTEIVDFQLHFAPSDEFLFSLEYQGGGIFKASNQPLEFSQQSWGRDERYKFRMTIKDADGNEAYEWWGTLNATDGRPTGNEEYYYMTEVPESRWDDKWKFDGIMDLAYIDVIAYFWAEGPYTHDVIKVGDQ; this is encoded by the coding sequence ATGAAAACACTAATTATAAAATTAACGATCATAACTTCTTTGCTTATCGCCTTTGTAGGATGTGAAGACGACGAACTAAGAGATACACGTGTAACTGCCGTACAAACCTTGTACGAACCAGCCGAGAATGCATCAATTGTATTACAAACTTCTGCTTCGGCAGCTGTATATTTCGAATGGGAGCCTGCAAAAGCTGAAGACAGCGGAATGGTACTTTACGAAGTGGCTTTTGATGTTGAAGGCGGCGATTTTTCGGAACCGGTTTACAGAATGGCTTCGGATAACAATGGCGGTTATAACCATGCTACAATTTCGCACAAACAATTGAATAAAATTGGTGCATTGGCCGGTCTCGGTTCAGCCGAAACAGGCAAAATCATCTGGACAGTTTTCTCTTCAAAAGGAATTAACGATTTGAAAGGAGAAGAAGTGAGAACGATGGAAATTACCCGTTTGGCAGGTTTCGCTGATGTTCCTGTTGATGTTTACATTACAGGTGAGGGATCGGAAGGTGGTAGCGATTTGGCTAGTGCCAGCATTATGAAAGGAATTGCTCCGGGCGAATTTGAAATTTACACTCAACTTACTGCCGGCGAAGCGTACTACTTTACCGATGGAAACGCAGGCGACACTCGTCAGTTCTACATCGATAACGGCGTAATTAAAGAAGGTGCATCAACAAGTACTGTTGAAAATACATCGGTTTACCGTATCAATATCGATTTCAACGTTGGTTCTGTTGTAATGACTGAAATCGTTGACTTCCAGTTGCATTTTGCTCCAAGCGATGAATTCTTATTCTCATTGGAATACCAGGGTGGTGGTATCTTTAAAGCAAGCAACCAGCCACTGGAATTCTCGCAGCAAAGTTGGGGTCGCGATGAGCGTTATAAATTCAGAATGACCATTAAAGATGCGGACGGAAACGAAGCCTACGAATGGTGGGGGACGCTGAATGCAACTGACGGACGTCCGACAGGAAATGAGGAATACTACTATATGACTGAAGTTCCTGAATCGAGATGGGACGACAAGTGGAAATTCGATGGAATTATGGATTTGGCTTATATAGATGTAATTGCCTATTTCTGGGCCGAAGGACCATATACACACGATGTGATTAAAGTTGGTGATCAATAA